CCTCATTTTCTTTCATCATCAACATCCTCCCTCGAACTTCTAAAACCTATTATTATGTGCATGTAATTCTATATTAATACTAAACATAAAATATCCGATTTAAACACCTGAATAACCTGGGTTTACATGAATGAAAAGAGAAAGGGAAAGGTCCTGCTGGTGGGGGCAGAAGACGAAGAAAACCTGGCCATCAGATATTTAGGAGCTGAACTCCAGAAAAAAGAACATACCATTAAAATTGCCCCATGCTCCAATAATAATGATTTTTCAGGAGTTTTAAAGGAATTAAAATCATTCCATCCTGATATGGTGGCGGTTTCAATGGCCTTCCAGTCCCTGGCCCCCATGTTCCTGGAACTTATCCACAAAATAAAAGAAACCAACCCCAAAGTGCATGTGACTGTGGGTGGGCATTTTCCCACCTTTGAATTTGAAGAGATACTGAAAGACGAGACTATTAACTCTGTTATTCGTTTTGAGGGAGAAATCCCTATTTCAAAATTGATTGATGCCCTAGCCAATGATAAAAACTTATCAAAAATCCCCAACTTAGTCTATAAATTTACTGAGGGCAACCCAATAATAAAAGAGAACACCATCATTGCCGAATTCCCTGATTTGGATAATTTACCATTCCCGCTGCGTAATAAAAAGCCCCATACGCGATTGGGTGAGAGATTTGCCACCCTCATCACCAGCCGGGGATGTTTCCATTCCCGGTGCATTTACTGCTGCATAGGTGCGTTTCATAAACAAAAAACAGGACTCCCTTATTCATTAAGATCTCCGGAAAATGTTGCCAGGGAGATGGGAGAACTTTATCACCACCATAAAGTGAGATTATTCCAGTTTCATGATGATAATTTTCTTTTACCCACCAAAAAAAGCTCTCACACCCGTTTAAACTCCTTGAAAAAATCATTACTAAGGGAGGGAGTGGAACTGGAGGATATTGCACTCTTGATTAAAACCAGGCCCGATGGTGTTGATCAGGAGATCTTGACTCTTTTAGAAGAAATGGGAACTGTGGGTGTGTTTTTGGGGGTTGAAAATGCAAGTGACAGTGGACTAAGAGCCCTGGCCCGGTCTTCGACTGCAGATGAAATTAATCATTCCCTGAAACTCCTGGAAGATTTTAATATGGGTGTTACTTTTAACCTGTTGATGTTCCATCCCCGGGCCACCCTGGACGAGATCAACGAAAACATCTACTTCATGAATAAGAATAAAAATCTGGCCTTTGATTTTGGGCGGGCAGAAATTGTAGCCGGCTCCCCACTGGAACGGATGGTTAAACGTAAAGGGCTTTTAAGGGGCCAGTGGCCCCACTGGGATTATAGAGTTCAGGATGATGCCGTGGAGAAGATGTTCCGCCTCAACACCCTTACCTTTTACCAGGAAAACTCACCATACCCTGAATTATCCCATAAACTCATCGCATTATCCTATCGTTCCAACTTGCTCCAGCATTTCTATCCCGGCAAAAAATCAGCAAAATTACAAGATGAGACACTTAACCTTATCATGGACACCAATGAATTCACTCTCCAATCCTTACTTGGAATATACAGTTTGGTGGCCGAAAGAATAATTGAAGATGATATAAACAATTTATCCCAAGAAATGAATGTTTTTTACGAAAATTACGCAAAAAAGGCATCTGAATTGGCTGAAAAAATGGGGAGGTTTCAGCTGTTGGAGAAAAAGTTTCAAGAGAGGGGTTTGGGTGATTATTTTCAAAACTCGCCTACCCTGGGCCGGATATTCCGGATTTAATCATATCTTAAGAAATATTTAATCCTTAAAGGAACAGGATTATGCTGTTAAACATTCTTCCTCAATGCGTTCTTAAAAATTAATGCAGTTCTTAAAAATTAAATACAAACAAAGATAAAGAACTAGTTATGGTAAATATCAGGGAACTGCTTTATCCTAACAAGTTCAAGGTAACCCTATTTTTATTGTTAGCCATTCCCTGTATCACCCTTATAACTGTTCTACTGGGCACTAACTACAATTATTATAATTATTATCCTCCCCACTTCACCTATCCTTTTTTAATCAGCTTATTCCTCTTTCTGGCGATTGGTCTGGTGTTGAGTTATATATTAAGCAGTTCTATTGACCATTTCATCCCTAATGAGAAAATAAAAATTAGTATTGCCATTATTTCTGGTATGACATCAATTATTATTGTTTATATCTTTTATAAGATGGTTACAGAGCCCATTATCTGTGACCCGGTGCATATTCCTGCTAACAACCAAACAGTGTGTGATCCGGTACACCAGCCTATTCAGGGAAAAAGTTACAACATCGAGGTTTTAGATGGTCTTGATGTTGATAAATCTTTAGTTGAAGATTCATTAACAGAATGCATCCGGAATTTGAAGTCTTAGTCCGATTTATTTTAATCCTATCTCTATGAAATATTTCAAAATAAAAGAGTTCTATTTCAAATAAAAATTTAAGGATATTCCAAGTAAGATTAAAGACATCAGAATAAAGAAATTAAAAAAAGGGGAGGAAGGGTTCTAACCTCCACCATCACACAGTTCATTGCTCATGTCCATGTCTTCCAGGTTCTGTTTAAGGCCTTCCACCTTTTTCTTGGTGTTTTCCTTGTCATCAGTTTCTTCACTGGGTTTCGTAGCTTTTCTACGGGATTCTCTTCTTTTAAGCCGGTTATACTCGTCTTCGTTCAGGAGTTCCAGGTAGCGGCTGTTGTACCATAACTCGGTGGTGTCCATTTTAGCCCAAACACTATCCTCGTCACTACGAAGATCTAAAACTTCCCCGGAACTGCCAGTACCACTGTACCGTACATGAGACCCTATTAAAATCTCTTTATTCCTCTTGTTAGCAGCTTCCACATTCTCACCCCCAGTATATTTTATTGGATCTGATTGGCATTACTAATTCTGTTGAAATATTTCCAAATTCTGTTGAATTAATATTTCTAGATAATTATGTTTGATTTAAATATTTCCAGATAAATTCTGTTGAATTAAGATTTGCAAATAATTTATATTCTATTTTTTAATATCCAGTCTTACTTTCTCTTTTTTCAGAGCAATTTCCCCTCTTACTTCCAGTTCTGCCTTTTCAACATTTAACAGCAAGTAGTCCCCCACTTCATCAATATCTGCAGTTTCGATCTCAATATCTTTTCTGGTGAGGCCAAAGTCACTGGTGGATATAATTATAGTGGTTATAATACCTTCCTTTGGTTTTATGACCATATCCGCAACTTTACCTATTTCATTAGCCTTTTTATCCAAAACTCTTCGCCCGAAAAAGTCGCTCACTTTCATTTAAACACCATCCTATACTCTGTTTTTTGATGTATATAATTTTATTGCCCATTTAAAGGACCTCATATCCCTTTAAT
The Methanobacterium sp. DNA segment above includes these coding regions:
- a CDS encoding PRC-barrel domain-containing protein; the encoded protein is MKVSDFFGRRVLDKKANEIGKVADMVIKPKEGIITTIIISTSDFGLTRKDIEIETADIDEVGDYLLLNVEKAELEVRGEIALKKEKVRLDIKK
- a CDS encoding DUF2098 domain-containing protein; the protein is MEAANKRNKEILIGSHVRYSGTGSSGEVLDLRSDEDSVWAKMDTTELWYNSRYLELLNEDEYNRLKRRESRRKATKPSEETDDKENTKKKVEGLKQNLEDMDMSNELCDGGG
- a CDS encoding radical SAM protein, with the translated sequence MNEKRKGKVLLVGAEDEENLAIRYLGAELQKKEHTIKIAPCSNNNDFSGVLKELKSFHPDMVAVSMAFQSLAPMFLELIHKIKETNPKVHVTVGGHFPTFEFEEILKDETINSVIRFEGEIPISKLIDALANDKNLSKIPNLVYKFTEGNPIIKENTIIAEFPDLDNLPFPLRNKKPHTRLGERFATLITSRGCFHSRCIYCCIGAFHKQKTGLPYSLRSPENVAREMGELYHHHKVRLFQFHDDNFLLPTKKSSHTRLNSLKKSLLREGVELEDIALLIKTRPDGVDQEILTLLEEMGTVGVFLGVENASDSGLRALARSSTADEINHSLKLLEDFNMGVTFNLLMFHPRATLDEINENIYFMNKNKNLAFDFGRAEIVAGSPLERMVKRKGLLRGQWPHWDYRVQDDAVEKMFRLNTLTFYQENSPYPELSHKLIALSYRSNLLQHFYPGKKSAKLQDETLNLIMDTNEFTLQSLLGIYSLVAERIIEDDINNLSQEMNVFYENYAKKASELAEKMGRFQLLEKKFQERGLGDYFQNSPTLGRIFRI